The following are from one region of the Halorussus rarus genome:
- a CDS encoding ABC transporter ATP-binding protein yields MAELTLDGVTKWFDDDGDRIVAVDDADVDIEDGEFLVLVGPSGCGKSTTLRMIAGLETVSRGDIRLGGRSITDEPPTTRDIAMVFQSYALYPHMTVRENMSFGLEESTDMPDDEIAAQVEQTAEMMGIADLLDRKPRELSGGQQQRVALGRAIVRDPEVFLMDEPLSNLDAKLRSQMRTELQRLQEDLGVTTVYVTHDQTEAMTMGDRIAILNDGELQQVGTPLECYHEPRNVFVAGFIGEPSMNFFDCELEDGALVADDFEYALSEETLADVEGHDRLVLGIRPEDIELVGQGDERHDFRTRVDVVEPMGDENNVYLTFAGAERVDATGEEVETFVATVSGMRNVESGQEVVSRIPEEAIHVFDRDTGEALHNRELERTEVAQANF; encoded by the coding sequence ATGGCCGAACTGACGCTCGACGGCGTCACCAAGTGGTTCGACGACGACGGCGACCGCATCGTCGCGGTCGACGACGCCGACGTCGACATCGAGGACGGCGAGTTCCTCGTGCTGGTCGGCCCCTCGGGCTGCGGCAAGTCGACGACGCTGCGGATGATCGCGGGCCTGGAGACGGTCTCGCGGGGCGACATCCGGCTGGGCGGCCGCTCGATCACCGACGAGCCGCCGACCACGCGGGACATCGCGATGGTGTTCCAGTCGTACGCGCTCTACCCCCACATGACCGTGCGGGAGAACATGAGCTTCGGGCTGGAGGAGTCGACCGACATGCCCGACGACGAGATCGCCGCCCAGGTCGAGCAGACCGCCGAGATGATGGGCATCGCCGACCTGCTCGACCGCAAGCCCCGGGAGCTCTCTGGCGGCCAGCAGCAGCGGGTCGCGCTCGGCCGCGCCATCGTCCGCGACCCCGAGGTGTTCCTGATGGACGAGCCGCTCAGCAACCTCGACGCCAAGCTCCGCTCGCAGATGCGGACCGAACTCCAGCGCCTCCAGGAGGACCTCGGCGTCACCACGGTGTACGTCACCCACGACCAGACGGAGGCGATGACCATGGGCGACCGAATCGCCATCCTCAACGACGGCGAGCTCCAGCAGGTCGGCACGCCGCTGGAGTGCTACCACGAGCCCCGGAACGTCTTCGTCGCCGGGTTCATCGGCGAGCCGTCGATGAACTTCTTCGACTGCGAACTCGAGGACGGCGCGCTCGTCGCCGACGACTTCGAGTACGCGCTGTCCGAGGAGACGCTGGCCGACGTCGAGGGCCACGACCGGCTCGTCCTGGGCATCCGCCCCGAGGACATCGAACTGGTCGGCCAGGGCGACGAACGCCACGACTTCCGGACCCGCGTCGACGTGGTCGAGCCGATGGGCGACGAGAACAACGTCTACCTCACCTTCGCCGGCGCCGAGCGCGTCGACGCGACCGGCGAGGAGGTCGAGACGTTCGTCGCCACCGTCTCGGGCATGCGCAACGTCGAGAGCGGCCAGGAGGTCGTCTCCCGCATCCCCGAGGAGGCCATCCACGTCTTCGACCGGGACACGGGCGAGGCGCTCCACAACCGCGAACTCGAGCGGACCGAGGTCGCGCAGGCCAACTTCTGA
- a CDS encoding carbohydrate ABC transporter permease, with protein sequence MSSPPATPTPENRTRREEIADAVRDAGRRRIALYVVLFGLVGFYLAPLEAGLMTAFKTTDAFNRTVPFVPPIFGGFTLEPWRVAFNEMSHALINSMLLAVPATILSAGLGSIAAYGLTTIDWKYQMPIVALFVAGIFIPYQAVLVPLSRLFAIVNTQELLSFLWGLPLMHEHYASIINLIITHVAYGIPITFLLFRGYYQNLSVEMIEAAKLDGASVFSIYRNIVLPLSTSMFAVTLIYQFTQIWNDLLFALVILPSGGGAAAPVTVALNSLTGGIIQSFNTQMAGAFVAALPTLLVYVLFGEQFAEGVAGS encoded by the coding sequence ATGAGCAGTCCGCCGGCCACACCCACGCCGGAGAACCGCACGCGCCGCGAGGAGATCGCGGACGCCGTCCGCGACGCCGGCAGGCGACGAATCGCGCTGTACGTCGTCCTGTTCGGCCTCGTCGGCTTCTACCTCGCCCCGCTCGAGGCGGGGCTGATGACCGCGTTCAAGACGACCGACGCGTTCAACCGGACGGTGCCGTTCGTCCCGCCCATCTTCGGCGGGTTCACCCTCGAACCGTGGCGGGTCGCGTTCAACGAGATGTCCCACGCGCTGATCAACAGCATGCTGCTGGCGGTCCCGGCGACCATCCTGTCGGCGGGGCTGGGTTCGATCGCGGCCTACGGGCTGACCACCATCGACTGGAAGTACCAGATGCCGATCGTCGCGCTGTTCGTCGCCGGCATCTTCATCCCGTACCAGGCGGTGCTGGTGCCCCTCTCGCGGCTGTTCGCCATCGTGAACACCCAGGAGCTGCTGTCGTTCCTCTGGGGGCTCCCGCTGATGCACGAGCACTACGCGAGCATCATCAACCTCATCATCACCCACGTCGCGTACGGGATCCCCATCACGTTCCTGCTGTTCCGGGGCTACTACCAGAACCTCTCCGTCGAGATGATCGAGGCCGCGAAGCTCGACGGCGCGAGCGTGTTCAGCATCTACCGCAACATCGTGCTGCCGCTGTCGACGTCGATGTTCGCGGTGACGCTGATCTACCAGTTCACCCAGATCTGGAACGACCTGCTGTTCGCGCTGGTCATCCTGCCGTCCGGCGGCGGGGCGGCCGCCCCGGTGACCGTGGCGCTCAACAGCCTCACCGGCGGCATCATCCAGTCGTTCAACACCCAGATGGCGGGCGCGTTCGTCGCGGCCCTGCCCACGCTGCTGGTGTACGTCCTGTTCGGCGAACAGTTCGCGGAAGGAGTTGCGGGTTCGTAA
- a CDS encoding carbon-nitrogen hydrolase family protein: MPAESFTLAAAQVEPVYHDKEATLDRTCEWIERAGERDVDLLVFPETYFPGYPYWRRSVSIPRWTELMVELQRNSLSVGDDALDVLGDAIREADLHVALGVNELDDRPGSETLYNSVFWFDRSGDLVRRHRKLMPTHGERSIWGRGDPASLATHDTDLGTLGGLVCYENHMTLSKAALATMGEEIHAAVWPGFWSQNGHPGDKSRAESAEDVDTCDIYPAVREYAFETQSFVVSCSAYMGDPPEGYEDELGYDLGAGGSMLVNPAGVVKAGPVVGEEALLTAEFDRDERRATKAYFDAMGHYSRWDAVNLEISDEVLEPVHRHDHDGRAAGGRTDARSGSGGRDGASTNGRRGLDGTEDAISPAEAAEIADEHDVPVGAIEDVAAALRGSD; this comes from the coding sequence ATGCCAGCCGAATCGTTCACCCTGGCGGCCGCGCAGGTCGAACCCGTCTACCACGACAAGGAAGCGACGCTCGACAGGACGTGCGAGTGGATCGAGCGCGCTGGCGAGCGGGACGTCGACCTGCTGGTCTTCCCCGAGACGTACTTCCCCGGCTACCCGTACTGGCGGCGCTCGGTGTCCATCCCGCGGTGGACCGAGCTGATGGTCGAACTCCAGCGGAACAGCCTCTCGGTCGGCGACGACGCGCTGGACGTGTTGGGCGACGCGATACGCGAGGCCGACCTCCACGTCGCGCTCGGCGTGAACGAGCTCGACGACCGACCCGGCAGCGAGACGCTGTACAACTCGGTGTTCTGGTTCGACCGGTCGGGCGACCTGGTCCGGCGCCACCGCAAGCTCATGCCGACCCACGGCGAGCGCTCCATCTGGGGACGGGGCGACCCGGCCAGCCTGGCGACCCACGACACCGACCTCGGCACCCTCGGCGGACTCGTCTGCTACGAGAACCACATGACCCTCTCGAAGGCCGCGCTGGCGACCATGGGCGAGGAGATCCACGCCGCGGTCTGGCCGGGGTTCTGGTCGCAGAACGGCCACCCCGGCGACAAGTCGCGGGCCGAGTCCGCCGAGGACGTCGACACCTGCGACATCTACCCGGCGGTGCGCGAGTACGCCTTCGAGACCCAGTCGTTCGTGGTCTCGTGCTCGGCATACATGGGCGACCCGCCGGAGGGGTACGAGGACGAACTCGGCTACGACCTCGGCGCCGGCGGGAGCATGCTCGTCAACCCGGCGGGCGTCGTGAAGGCCGGGCCGGTGGTCGGCGAGGAGGCGCTGCTGACCGCGGAGTTCGACCGCGACGAGCGCCGGGCCACGAAGGCGTACTTCGACGCGATGGGCCACTACTCTCGCTGGGACGCCGTGAACCTCGAGATCAGCGACGAGGTGCTCGAACCGGTCCACCGCCACGACCACGACGGCCGCGCGGCGGGCGGCCGCACCGACGCGCGGTCCGGGTCCGGCGGTCGCGACGGAGCGTCGACGAACGGACGGCGGGGGCTGGACGGCACAGAGGACGCCATCTCGCCGGCGGAGGCGGCGGAAATCGCCGACGAGCACGACGTCCCGGTCGGCGCGATAGAGGACGTCGCCGCGGCGCTGCGCGGGAGCGACTGA